One genomic window of Polyangium aurulentum includes the following:
- a CDS encoding VWA domain-containing protein — MAQAPATEGLDLVFWNPSGYRWNGPGDWNQWRYIPDGLGGEIGIRFGVSAGFGTFDWNIGGVAPHGSVNDGTGASSFGKNEQVGMASTGVHAIRMQANKQFTAARNNFTVELDFSRYKGSKVGGKDGVAGANTLVGVSDIYAGLTYARTTVTITGTLENGSAANPAGWKLYNGGVAPNTTGGNQPSAQLSLTNDVLQGTNRPAPGGQANSIDTVMGLVRLDASGCKTLRLSYDIYPIAGSWGPRIDNSALYVASAFPRKPAEQPKPVEPPKAAEPEKPAEPPKATEPSTPATPVKPTVVIKDDTGKPGTTTSYTYTVKNPDGSIAGKGCFTYETPADGGPPKLTAFYYHDKVVGTIDQSKVQTFYFNKEEQRFTFVTGTPAKGICSLTVDNTLPAQLTGIGGEGAQSYLDKRLEFPKPATETTTTESTTIPAVDLVVVIDSSVSMKDEAVALSEAVTAAIEAAKTKCPSDLRVQYLGIEGTFKNTRFDTTVRNYLVSTAKADEASLRVRKKGTVEGGGAQEDGARAIEDVIAHYDWRPDAKRAVFFLGDEALEGGGADVNKEDIDAANRAIEAAKKGDVRIHTYLGTSGAKEKQRKALEGEFARVADETGGKAFTSKDALNGFQALLEKVICGSKSSTTSTTEFCCCQEYVEQP, encoded by the coding sequence ATGGCACAAGCACCCGCGACCGAAGGGCTCGACCTCGTTTTCTGGAACCCGTCGGGGTACAGGTGGAATGGCCCCGGCGACTGGAACCAGTGGCGCTACATCCCCGACGGGCTGGGCGGCGAGATCGGCATCCGATTCGGCGTCAGCGCCGGATTCGGCACCTTCGACTGGAACATCGGCGGCGTGGCCCCGCACGGCTCGGTCAATGACGGCACCGGCGCCTCCTCGTTCGGCAAGAACGAGCAGGTGGGCATGGCCTCGACCGGCGTCCATGCCATCCGCATGCAGGCGAACAAGCAGTTCACCGCCGCCCGCAACAACTTCACGGTCGAGCTCGACTTCTCCCGCTACAAGGGCTCGAAGGTCGGGGGCAAGGACGGCGTCGCGGGGGCCAACACGCTCGTCGGCGTGAGCGACATCTACGCGGGCCTGACCTACGCCAGGACGACCGTCACCATCACCGGCACGCTCGAGAACGGCAGCGCCGCCAACCCGGCGGGCTGGAAGCTTTATAATGGCGGCGTCGCGCCGAACACCACCGGGGGCAATCAGCCGAGCGCGCAATTGAGCCTCACCAACGACGTGCTGCAGGGGACCAACAGGCCGGCTCCCGGCGGCCAGGCCAATTCGATCGACACCGTGATGGGTCTGGTGCGGCTCGACGCGTCCGGCTGCAAGACGCTGCGCCTGAGCTATGACATCTACCCGATTGCCGGGAGCTGGGGGCCGCGCATCGACAATTCGGCGCTGTACGTCGCCTCCGCCTTCCCGCGCAAGCCCGCCGAGCAGCCCAAGCCCGTCGAGCCGCCCAAGGCCGCGGAGCCGGAAAAGCCCGCCGAGCCGCCCAAGGCCACCGAGCCCTCGACGCCCGCGACGCCGGTGAAGCCCACCGTGGTGATCAAGGACGACACCGGCAAGCCCGGGACCACGACCAGCTACACCTATACCGTGAAGAATCCGGACGGCTCGATCGCGGGCAAGGGCTGCTTCACCTACGAGACCCCGGCCGACGGCGGCCCGCCCAAGCTGACCGCATTCTATTACCACGACAAGGTCGTGGGCACGATCGACCAGAGCAAGGTGCAGACGTTCTACTTCAACAAGGAGGAGCAGCGCTTCACGTTCGTCACCGGGACCCCGGCCAAGGGGATCTGCAGCCTGACCGTGGACAACACCCTGCCGGCGCAGCTCACCGGAATCGGCGGCGAGGGCGCGCAGAGCTACCTCGACAAGCGGCTGGAATTCCCCAAGCCGGCCACGGAAACCACGACCACGGAGAGCACCACCATTCCGGCGGTCGACCTCGTCGTGGTCATCGACTCCAGCGTCTCGATGAAGGACGAGGCGGTCGCGCTGAGCGAGGCGGTCACGGCGGCCATCGAGGCGGCCAAGACCAAGTGCCCCTCGGACCTGCGCGTCCAGTATCTGGGCATCGAGGGGACGTTCAAGAACACGCGCTTCGACACCACGGTCCGCAATTACCTCGTCAGCACCGCCAAGGCGGACGAGGCGTCGCTGCGGGTGCGCAAGAAGGGCACCGTGGAGGGCGGCGGCGCGCAGGAGGACGGGGCACGCGCCATCGAGGACGTGATCGCGCATTACGACTGGCGGCCCGACGCCAAGCGCGCGGTGTTCTTCCTGGGCGACGAGGCCCTCGAGGGCGGCGGCGCCGACGTCAATAAAGAGGATATCGACGCCGCCAACCGCGCCATCGAGGCCGCCAAGAAGGGCGACGTCCGCATTCACACGTACCTCGGTACGAGCGGCGCGAAGGAGAAGCAGCGCAAGGCTCTGGAGGGCGAGTTCGCGCGCGTGGCCGACGAGACCGGCGGTAAGGCGTTCACCTCGAAGGACGCGTTGAACGGCTTCCAGGCCCTTCTGGAGAAGGTGATCTGCGGCAGCAAGTCGAGCACGACCAGCACGACCGAGTTCTGCTGCTGCCAGGAG